GCTTTGACATGAAACGTCATTCATGAAAATAAGAATGATGCtatagaaaacaaaaaactttttttttcattgtgaCGCAATGgcagacaaaataaaaatccaCTCTaacaaaactattttattttttgaaaataaagaaGCATGCAGataaaatgaatataaaaatatgtgaaaATGAGCGCAACAAAGCATGAATCGAACTTCACTGTTTTGTGCATGCACTTTCCTTCAATAAACTTTTTGCAGCCattataatcatttttattCTTCGGCTAGACATGTGGCTAGGAAATGTATGTAGGAAGGCGTTCAAATTTTTTGAAACTTCCGCCACAACTACTGGCAAATGCGATTTCGTTACCGGGTGGTGCGTATCCAGTTTCATGATGGAATCTTCCAAATACCTAGAACCAAatgtaaaaagaaaattcaacgtaagtaggtacttagtaatagaaagaaagaaatcgAAAGACATTCTAAAACCAAGACCATATATccctttttttatttttttaccctACCTGCACTTCAACTGGGTATCGTGCACCATGTCAGTAGCCAGCTGTTGTATCAAGGACAACAGCACATTCTGCTGCAGTTGGCAGGCAGCGGAGAACACAGTGGCGGGGTCGGCGGCGCGGCACGCTGCCATCACCAGAGACAGGTCTGAAGCCAGCAGAGCCTTCTCGAAAGAACCATTGATGTCCCCCTCCTTAATTTGCTCGTTAATTTCAGCTGCGTTCATCTGACAACCAAATAacttaatataaataccaaTAAGTAACTAGGTAAATAATTAACGGTACTTACCTAGATAGCCGTTAACTAACTTACCATGAGTTCTATAGCGGATCGGCCTGGCTCCGTGGGCTGAGGCGGGCTCACCGGAATGTATTTGAGGCAGGTGGTCCCGGGTTCTGAGCCAGACTGCTTCGATCCTGTATCGGAGAGAACCTCTTCTGTTTTCTGACGCCATTTCGACAGTTCATTTTCTAAAGCCCTGTGAAGATAGAATAAATTTTACTCGAATTAAACATATTAGTTATgatgtattatgtatacatTACAGACTACAGATACAGATTTTATCAAAGTGCTGATAACTTACTCATGAACGGACTTTTTGAGGATAGAGTGAATGTTCGCATGGGAAGATTGTTCGAGTAGTCGCTGGTGTCTTTCCAACGCAATGCGAATCGATTTCGCAGATTTATACGATGATCTGGAGAAAGACGCAGCATTGGATTCAACTGcggaataaaatatgattttgaGAGTGTATTGTTGGCACTATGTTGCAATGTTGGCATTCGTGACATTATCGTTgctttcagtttttttttcaaagatgGCATTTTAGCGCCAATTTTCTAAAAGAGAAAAGaagtatatttgtttaaaaagttatactttgaaattatataataaatacttgCTTTCTTTGAACGCGTCGTCCAAGGTGCGGGAAACTTGCCCCAAAAGCCGGCGATGGGATCTCTCTAGTAGTGGAAGGTATGCGGCCGTAACATCTTTTGCGAAGCAACTGTTTATCACGCTTTTGATGGCCGATGTGGTCGCTGATACCATTTGCTCTTGTAGCGCCtgagaaaaataaaagaataataacttcaatgtagttacttacctacctaataaggGAAAAGCTTGAGAAAAGTTTGTCGCATCCCGTGGGTTTAGGTTAAATTTACATACCATACCATACCATACATTACATACCATACGGTATGGTATGTAATGTATGGTATGGTCCATACCCTCTCTCTCCTCGACACCTAGTATTAACGACATATACTTTTGTCAAGAAGTTTGAcgaatatttataatatgaccATGCCATGACAGTCGCGCCTGCTGATGCGCGagttataggtacctaagcagATACGTGATAGCTACAAAAACAATTCGGTACTAACATCACTCTGCAAGAACTCCGTCAGTGCAGTCTTGATGACGGCGTCGAGGTTGCTGGTCTTCTGCCGGAACTCTAGCGCGTCGAGTAGCGCCTGCGCTCGCGAGCTGgtgccgcccgccgccgccgcgcccgccaggGTCGCCTCGGCTGACGGGTCTAGGTGCAGAGCTTCTAGTCTGTTCGATGTAAGGAGTGGGAATCTTGTAAAAATGG
This is a stretch of genomic DNA from Plutella xylostella chromosome 4, ilPluXylo3.1, whole genome shotgun sequence. It encodes these proteins:
- the LOC105397561 gene encoding enhancer of mRNA-decapping protein 4, whose product is MDYSDKHSGLHDDISPNIKRSKSMQSLRTADMEALSTALEKFHYENEAAPYRSRLSESSIEISIINDSDSSRSSDSDMDTCMGGKELRGTEDSGICDRGCSRDADTLHALEVKVDKLTELFLEQNEQLSALKEEVRSSGQTTERALGRHGQVALDVVHYALAQRLEALHLDPSAEATLAGAAAAGGTSSRAQALLDALEFRQKTSNLDAVIKTALTEFLQSDALQEQMVSATTSAIKSVINSCFAKDVTAAYLPLLERSHRRLLGQVSRTLDDAFKEIESNAASFSRSSYKSAKSIRIALERHQRLLEQSSHANIHSILKKSVHEALENELSKWRQKTEEVLSDTGSKQSGSEPGTTCLKYIPVSPPQPTEPGRSAIELMMNAAEINEQIKEGDINGSFEKALLASDLSLVMAACRAADPATVFSAACQLQQNVLLSLIQQLATDMVHDTQLKCRYLEDSIMKLDTHHPVTKSHLPVVVAEVSKNLNAFLHTFPSHMSSRRIKMIIMAAKSLLKESACTKQ